A segment of the Deltaproteobacteria bacterium genome:
GCCCGATCGCAAAACTTGGCCATCGCGGTGCGCACCGATACGGGAAAATTTGCCGATCCGGCCGTCACCTTCCGCGACACCGTCGATGACAGCCGCTTTAACCCCTTCATGGTCGACACTGACAGCGACGACATCAAAGAACAGCATAAATTCGAGCGCCGTCCCCTGCTCGCCGAGGTTTCTCCGCTGGGCGGCAAGTCGTGCACGATCTTCGGCGTCCATCTCAAGAGCAAAGGCATCTTCGACGCGCTGGAGTGGAGCAAGTGGTGGGACACCGCCGACGCCAATCGCAAGAAAATTCTCGCCCAAGCAACCCAAATCCGCACGAAATTTCTCGATCCATTTTTGACCGAGGCCGCCACCGCCGCCAAACCGTTGATCGTTTGCGGCGACATCAACGACGGGCCGGGGCTCGACGCGAGCGAGCGCCGGCTGTTCGGCAGTGGTGTCGAACGACTCATGGGCACCATCTGGAATCCCCAGGCCTGCTTGGGCAACGCCCTGTTCGACACTTTGAAACCAAAAGCCAAAGAAGAACTGGATTTCTCCGGCATTCACACCACCAGCTTCAGAGATCCGATTTTCGAAGGCGTCTACCAAAAGGAGTGGATCGACCACATTTTATATTCGCGCAACCAAGCCAACCCATGGGTCACCGGCGGCCAAGTGCACATCAAGCTGCCCGACGGCAGCACGATTTACGACAAGTACAAGCACGCTTCGGACCACTTTCCGATCTCGGTCGATGTGACGACGTAACCCATCGCTGCACTCACACTGCCTGTCGCCCTGCTCGACCTCGATAGCCGCAGCCTCCTGCGCCGCAGCGCGCGCCGCTTGACGAATGCATTTCTCTTCGGCATCCATGGCAATTAAACGATTCGGCGCAAAGCGCTCGATCAAAAGTCGAAACGCATTGCCCTGACCGCAGCCCGCGTCAAACACTACCGAATAAGAGCGCCGGCGTTCGGGAATCAGTTTCTCAAAATTTGTCAGGGTCAACGCCTGCACGTGATGCGTCCAGGTTCGGGTGCCGAGAAACCAAAAGCCGATCTGGGTTTCAGGGGAAAAGTCGATGTCGCCGCTCGACGGAGGATCGTCAAATCGAGACAAACTTGCGGAAGTAATTTTTGGACTCTTGCTGACCATTCGTTAGTTCGACTGTCGACGTATTCCCATCCGCTTTGTATACGAGAGCCCCCTTGTCAATTCACTTTCTAAAGTTGGGCCGAAAATTTCGCTCTTGAACGGAGCTTCCGCTTCGGTCTATCTTCGCGGCCATGGGACACGCAACGTTCGGCTTGACCTTGTCTAACCGTGCCATCGTCACCAAGAATACGCCGGTGAAGGAACTGATCGACCAGGCGGTGCGCGCCGAGTGTTCCGGTTTGGTCGACGCGGTCTGGGTGGGCGACAGCATCATCAGCAAGCCGCGCTTGGAATGCGTGCCGCTTTTAGGCGCCATCGCATCCCATACCGAAAAAGTTAGACTCGGCGTCGCCTGCATGGCGACCATCGCGCAGCGCAATCCGGTCTTGTTCGGCTTACAGTGGGCAAGCTTGGACGTATTGTCCGGCGGGCGCACGTGGCTCGCCGCCTGCATGGGCTATCCGGCGAGCCAACATCCCATGGCGGCCAAAGAATTAGACGTCATGGGCGTCGCCAGCAAAGAGCGGCCGCGGCGCATGGAGGAAATGCTCCAAGCGCTGCGCCTGCTCTGGTCGAGCCAGCACGCGACGTTTCATGGCAAATATTATAACTTCGACGACGTCGATCTGTTGCCGAAACCGGTGCAGCAGCCCTGCCCTATCTACATCGCCGGCACGCCGCGCCCGACCGCGATCGGCGACGCCGGCGTAGAAAAGGCGCTGCGGCGCATCGCCCGCTATGCCGACGGTTGGATGACCAACCAGATTGAGCCGGAGCTCCTCAAGTCACACTTGGCGCGCTTAAAGGCGTTGCTCGTCGAAGAAGGCCGCGATCCGAGTAAATTTAAAACCGTGCTCTACTACGGCACGAGTGTGAACCGCGATCGCGACGAGGCGTTTCGTCAAGCCAAAGTTTTCTTGGACGCCTACTATCAAAAAGATTTCACCCGTCCCGGCATCGAGATCTGGACCGCCTGCGGTCCGGTGGAGCACTGCGTAAAATGCATCAAAGAATTTTTAGACCTGGGCGTCGACCACGTCGCCATTCGGCCCATCGGAGATGATTTGGAAAAGCAGTTTCGCATTTATCTCGAAGAGCTGTTGCCGGCGCTTGCGGGATAGAATCCGGAATTTCACGCGCAAAGCATGCCCTGAGCCTAGTCGCAGGGGCGCAAAGGGCGCAAAGATGCTTCGCCCTGACCGCAGATAATTTAGAAAGGGAGTTGAATTACCTTGTATCAAGAACGACTAAACCGCCGCTATTAACCGAAGGCGTCGGTGAAGTCGGCGGCAGCGTCGTCATCGTCAAAGGCGCGCCGCATCCGAACACCGCGCTACTATGGGCGCGCTGGGTCGCCAGCGAAGAAGGTCAGCGTGTCTTCGCCCAGGCTGGAGAAACCCCGGTGCATCCTAAAGTAGAGCCGTCGGAAAAGGTCCGCCCGGCCAACGCCTACATGCTTGGCCAAGAGGACGTCAAAGAGTTTCCTAAGTACGAAAAGATGTGGAAAGAAATTTTTCAGCTCAGGTAGTCAAGGATTGACGGATAAGGCCGACCCATTCGCAGCCAGCCGGGCCAACCCAGGAGGCGAACATGAGAATAACCGTACTCGCGGCGATCTGCTTTCTTTCTTGCGCCGCTCAGGTCATCAACAGCACTGCCGACGCCCAAACACCCTACTATCAGGGTAAGACGATTCGGTTGATTCAGGGCCGCAACCCCGGTGGCTCGGGGGATGTGCGGGCCAAACTGGTCGCACCCTATTTAAAGAAATACATTCCCGGACACCCCACCGTCATCAGCGAGTACATGGACGGCGGCGGGGGGCGCAAAGCGGCCAATTATCTTTACAGCTCGGCGCGGCCGGACGGCCTGACCATCGGCCATGTGAGCAGCGGCATTGTCACCAGCGCCGTGTTGGGCGAAAGCGGTGTCCAATACGACATCGACAAGTTCATCTGGCTGGGCGCCACCGACAGCGCCTTTCACTATGCGCTCTTGGTGCGCAAAGAGTTGGGACTCACGAGCTTGGAAAAACTCCAGGGCCACTCGGGCCTGCGCGTCGGCGCCACTTCCATCGGCCACACGACGTATACGTTTGGCCGCACCTTCGCCTGGCTTTTGGGGCTCAAGGACGTAAAGTTTGTCCTCGGCTATGCCTCAGTCGAGATCGACGCCGCCATTGAGCGCGGCGAGCTCGACGCGCGCAGTAACAATACAGCAGAAGTGTTGCGGCGCTATCCCGATGCCTTCAACACGGCGCCGTTCAACATTCTCGCGATCTTCAAAATTCCGCGCGAAGACAAGGACCCAGCCTTCGACCATCTGCCACAAATAGACAACTTCGCAAAATCTGAAAGGGAGCGCCGGTTGCTAACGTTGATCCGCTCCACACGGCAGGCCGGAACGCCGTTTTTGATTCCGCCGGGCACGCCCAAAGAACAGGTGCAGATTCTCCGTGAAGGAATGACCAAGACCTTTCAAGACGCTGAGTTCCAGAAAAAATATCGCAAGATTACCCGCGATGACTTGAGTCCGATGACGCCCGAGGCGCAGCAAGAAACCATCCGGTCGATTCCCCGGGACCCCGAAACCATTGGGCTGTTCAAGCTCATCAACGGCGAAAAACCATTGCCGTCGCGATGAGACGTAGAGGCGTTTGCTCGCATAGTGTCAGATTAATGAGCGTGCTTATCGTTGAAATGGCTTGTTTGTTTTTCACCACGAAGATCACGAAGGGGCACGAAGTTCGGAAAAGAATTTACTACTTTCTTCTCTTACCTTCGTGTACTTCGTGTCCTTCGTGGTGACATCCCGCGGGAGGATAGCGATGGCGCAGACCGTGCTTTTGATCTTCGCGATTCTAACGGCCGGGGCAGTTTTCCCTGCGCATGGCGCCGAAACGCCCTATTTCCAAGGAAAGAACGTGACCTTCCAGGTTGGTGCCCAGGCGGGCGGCCGGCAGGACCGCATTGGCCGCGCCATGGCCAAGTATTTCACCAAGTATGTGCCGGGCCAGCCGACGTTTTTGATTCAAAACAAAACCGGCGGCCAAGGCATTCCGGCGATGCTCGCGCTTAGCAAAGCTCCCACCGACGGCAGCTTTCTGTCGATGGTGATCTCGTCCTATATGGAAGCGCCCTACTTCGGTGCGCCCGGCGCCACCTACGATCCGCGCAGCTTTGCCTACATCGGCGCGCCCAGCACCGGCAAGCAGAGAAACATCTTGGTCATGCACGGCCGCGCTGGCATCAAGACCCTCGACGACCTCAAAAGCCGCGAAGTCATCCTCGGTGCGCAAGGCGTTGGCAATCGCAGCTACTTATACGGACGGCTGATAGTCGAAGTCCTCGGCCTCAAGGTGCGCTGGGTGTTGGGCTACGACACCCTGCAGCTCCATGTCGCCATGGAGCAAGGTGAGATCCAAGGGCGCGTCAACGACGCCGCGTCGATGTTGACCGAGCGTCCTGAGTGGTTCGACAAGCGGGAAATAGTCCCACTTCTCGCCATGACCGTGCCCGAGGACTTGCCGCCCATCAAACATCCGTTGGTGGCCACCATCCCATCGATCATGCAGTTTGCCAAGAACGACGTGCAGCGCAACATCATTCGCAAGATCAACTCAACCAGCCGCCTCGGTGCCGCCATGGCCTTCCCACCCGGCACGCCAGAAAACATTCGAAAAATCTTCGAAGACGCGCTGCTAAAAATTGCCAAAGACCCGGCGTTCCGCACCGATTGGGAAGACATCGTCCTCGAAGGCCAACCCTTCGAGCGCATGTTTAGCGGCAAGGAAGTTATCGAAGATGTGAAGAGCTACACCGACTGGCGCCCTGAGATGATGAGCATGTACAAGCGGCTCGCGCACGAAGCACCGAAATGAGATGCCAGTGCGGCGTAACCGCGACCAGAGAATAGAATCGCCGGAAAAAACGCAAAACTCGGAGAGCAGGTTTTCACCACGAAGACCACGAAGATCACGAAGGTAAGAAAAACAATTAGAAATCTTCTCCGAACTTCGTGCCCTTCGTGCCCTTCGTGGTGAAAATCCCTCTTCGGGCTCCAGCCACAAATTTGGCATAACGTACAATCAGCGTGAGACAGTGCACTAGCGAGGATCAAACTATGAAACGGAGCACGGAGCGAATTCTCACCACCCACGTCGGCAGCTTGCCGCGTCCAACTGACTTGCGCGAAATGTGGGCGAAGCCGACGAGCGAAGCGGCACTGCAGGCGCGGCTGCGCTCGGCCATTGGCGAAGTCGTGCAGGGGCAGAAAAATACCGGCGTCGATATTCCCAACGACGGGGAGTTCGGCAAGCCCATGCGCTCGGCGGTCGACCGCGGCGCCTGGGGCAACTACATTTTCGACCGCCTCTCCGGCTTCACCGCGACATCGGCACAAACCATCGCACCTGATATGGCTAAACCGGGCGCGCCGATGCGCATCGTCGGCGTGCGCTGGGAGCAGCGCGAGTTCGCCGAGTTCTACGCTGACACCGGGCTCGGCGCGCCGAGCACACCGGCCCTGCGCCCAACCTGCACGGGGCCGATTACCTATACCGCGCAGAAATTTCTCGCCGAGCAACTCGCAAACTTAAAAGCCGCCACCGCCGCCGCAGGCATCGACGAAGCCTTTGTTAGCGCCATTGCCCCCGGCAGCCTGGAGATGTTCTGCCGCGACCAGAATACGTATTACCCCACCGTGGAGAAATTCTTAGAGGCAATCGCCAATGCGATGCGCGAAGAATACCGCGCGATCGTCGATGCGGGATTTATTCTGCAACTCGACGACCCTGGTTTACCCGGCGCCTGGGACATGCTCGATCCGCAGCCGAGCGTGGCAGAATACCGCCGCTACGCCGCGCTGCGCGTCGAGATTTTGAATCACGCGCTGCAGGGAATCCCGACGGACCGCGTGCGCTTTCACATCTGTTGGGGCAGTTGGCACGGCCCGCATACCACCGATTTTCCGCTGCGCGACATCGTCGACATCATGCTCAAGGTCAACGCCCAGGCGTACTTGACCGAAGCCGGCAACGTCCGCCACGAACATGAATACAAAGTCTGGCGCGATGTGAAGTTACCCGCCGGCAAAATCCTCATCCCCGGCGTCGTCAGCCACTCCACCGATTTGGTCGAACATCCGGAACTGGTCTCCGACCGCATCATCGCCTTCGCCGACGTCGTCGGCAAAGAAACCGTCATCGCCGGTACCGACTGCGGCCTCGGCGGGCGCGTGCACCCACAAATCGCCTGGGCCAAGCTGCGCGCCTTGCGTGACGGCGCGGCGATCGCGAGTAAGAAGTTGTGGGGTTAGGGTTTTACTCTTTAACCTTAGCGCGTCAATCTTATTTCTCCCGCGGGTCGTGTAGCTTCTCATCCGCGGCGTGATATTTTCCGGTGCGGATCAATTTCACCATGTTCGCCAACGCAAGGGCCGCGTTGCTCACTTCTTTGGACAAGTCCTTGTCCTTGTCTAGATCATGCCGGCCCAACTCCGAGTGCTCTCCCCTAAATTGAAAAGTTTCACCGCGCAACAGGAGGGCAGATGAGCGGAATTGCTTCACGCTTATTCCGCCGATAAATCCGGAAATCTTCACCGTCAACAGTGATGACACTATGGTGTGGGTAAAGCTCGCTCATGCGGATTATACATAGATCAGCGAGATCGGGCTGGCGATCACCGTAACGACTTGCGAGGGCTGCGAGTTGTGGCAAATGGTCTTGGCAGTCGAAAGCAAGGGCGATCAAACCGTCACGCATCATCGCTAGAACCAGTGGGACGCTGCGCAAATGAAAGGCCGTTTCCGCGAGAACGGCTTCGCAAGTTAGCAGCGGTTCAGTGACGCGGCTTGCCAGGTTCAGCGCCCATTTGTGATAACGGTCATTCCGATTAGCAAAACCGACAAGAAAGCCGGTATCGGCAATGCCTTTCACGAGCGGGAAAAGCCCTTGCGCTTGGAGAGATTCTTCGGCCCACGAACGGTTCCGGCTAAGCGCATGAAAGTCTGCGCGCCGTTGCCGGCTCTGGCTTTTTCTAATTGATCCCTTACGAGCTTTCCTTGCGAGACACCGCTTTTGGCGGCAGTGTCCTCTAACCAAGCCGCGAGATCCTTAGAAAGACGAATCGTGATTGTCTGACGCATTTGACAAAAGTGTACACAACTTTGAGCGCTGCTTCAACTGCGCGAATAAAACCCAGCGCCGTCAGCCGCTCGCGGTCCCGGTCCGTTCAGTCAGCAGCGTCATTTTCTTCTAAGGTTCCCACATCGGCCGTTGGGGCAAGGCTTTGTCCAGGTATGACTGCTTGAGAAAGAAAAAACCGTCGAAATGATCGCGCGGGTTGATTTCGACGCCGCTTTCGTAAGGCCCTGGGAAATTCTGATTTTGCATCCACCATTTTGAATGCTGCGCCAGAAAGGCAGCGCTCGACGTGAAGAATGAAAAAAGTGTGCCCGGCATCATGCAATTTCTTGTCGAGGGAGTTACTGGCAGTCGGTTTCTTCACCTTTGGCTCATCTATAAATGACAATGACGACACAATCGACACTTACCGCTTCGCGCGCACAGCCACCAATGCGGCGAGCAGCGCGCCGCTCACGGCGGCGAAATGCACCGCTGCCATTGGCACCCAGGTGCCGTCGGCGAGAAGTCCGGTGAGTTGTTGCAGCGCGGCGGGCCAAAAGAATTGCGAGAAAACCACCGCGCCCGAGGCGGAGCCGGTCAGCTCGCTGTCGACGGCCATGGCGCCGGCTTGAGCGTAGGGCATAGAGAGTCCCTGGGCGAGGCTGACGAAAATGCCTGGGACATAGAGCGCGGCCATTGAGATGCCGCCGAAGTAGAACCAGGCGATAAGCACAGCGCCATTAACGAATCCGAGCACGCCGCCCAGCAGGGTCATGAATTCGATCGAACGGCGAGCACCGATGCGGCCCGAGATGAAACTTCCCGTCATGAAGCCGAGCGGGAAGGCAAAAACCCACAGGCCGATCTTGGCGGCACTGGCGCCAAGATGTTCGGCGGCAAGAAATGAAGCCGCGGTCGCCTGGGTGTAAAAGGCCGCCGACTGCAGTCCCGGTTGCAGTATGAAGCCGACAAAGCGCCGGCGGCGCAGGAGCGACATGTAGCCGGCGAACACGCCGCGCGGCGCCGCAGCATTGCTGGCGCGGGTTTCCGGCACCGCGAAAATCACCGCAAAGATCACCACAAGCCCGATAATCGACGCAAACACGAACAACGCGCGCCAACCAAAAAGCGCCGTTAGCTGCCCGCCGATCGGCGGCGCCAGCATTGGCCCGAGCACGTAGGCGGCCGTGAGATAGGCGATCACTTGGGCGACGCGATCTTGACCGTAGACGTCGCGGGCGATGGCGCGCGCCAGCACGACGCCGCAACCGGCGCCCGCTCCCTGCAGCACGCGCCCCGCTAGCAGCATCGTCATGTTGGCGGCGGCCATGCAGCTGGCAGCGCCACAGGTAAATAACACGAGCCCGCCGAGGAGCACGCGCTTGCGTCCGTAGCGGTCGGACAACCCGCCATAGGCGACCGTGAAGAACGCCATGGTGAACATGGCGAGCGACATGGTGAGCTGCGCCGTTCCTGTCGAGACGCCGAAGGCCTCTTTCACCGCCGGCATGGCCGGAATGAAGAGATGGAGCGAAAGCGGCCCGATGAACGTAACGGAGACGAGCGCGACAAAAAAATACCAGCGCGGCCGGAAGGACATTGCCATGGTTTATCAGCTAGCGAACGGAAAAGCGCAACTGCTATGGCGCAGGGTTCTTTGTCACGATCAGAGGATAGCGCGCGCTGCTTCATCTAATGCCCGGGCAGCGGTCCAGCGCCGGCAATTTTCTTAAGTAGCTCGACGTCTTCAGAGTTGCGCGGCAGCTTCTTGATAACCCCGTCGAATTCGTTCGGCAAGATTGGCGTCGGCGAGATCGTAGTCTACGCCAGTCTCGTTCAGCACCGCTGCCATGATGAAACCGCCCGGCGGAAAACCCATCGTCAAACCAGCCGCGCGCGCGGTTCTGTAGATATAGTTGGCCGCCTTGCGCCCGCCGCCGCCCGCCATGTATTCGACCATGACGTTGGGCTGCCCAGGAATATGTTTGCGCAAATAAGGCAGCATCGCGCGCAGCCGCGCTTCGCCCGAGCCGCCCGGTTGCTGGCCGCTGATAATGGTGATGGTCTTGCCGCGATAAAATTGCGC
Coding sequences within it:
- a CDS encoding cobalamin-independent methionine synthase II family protein, which produces MKRSTERILTTHVGSLPRPTDLREMWAKPTSEAALQARLRSAIGEVVQGQKNTGVDIPNDGEFGKPMRSAVDRGAWGNYIFDRLSGFTATSAQTIAPDMAKPGAPMRIVGVRWEQREFAEFYADTGLGAPSTPALRPTCTGPITYTAQKFLAEQLANLKAATAAAGIDEAFVSAIAPGSLEMFCRDQNTYYPTVEKFLEAIANAMREEYRAIVDAGFILQLDDPGLPGAWDMLDPQPSVAEYRRYAALRVEILNHALQGIPTDRVRFHICWGSWHGPHTTDFPLRDIVDIMLKVNAQAYLTEAGNVRHEHEYKVWRDVKLPAGKILIPGVVSHSTDLVEHPELVSDRIIAFADVVGKETVIAGTDCGLGGRVHPQIAWAKLRALRDGAAIASKKLWG
- a CDS encoding methyltransferase domain-containing protein — translated: MVSKSPKITSASLSRFDDPPSSGDIDFSPETQIGFWFLGTRTWTHHVQALTLTNFEKLIPERRRSYSVVFDAGCGQGNAFRLLIERFAPNRLIAMDAEEKCIRQAARAAAQEAAAIEVEQGDRQCECSDGLRRHIDRDRKVVRSVLVLVVNRAAVGQLDVHLAAGDPWVGLVARI
- a CDS encoding multidrug effflux MFS transporter; the encoded protein is MAMSFRPRWYFFVALVSVTFIGPLSLHLFIPAMPAVKEAFGVSTGTAQLTMSLAMFTMAFFTVAYGGLSDRYGRKRVLLGGLVLFTCGAASCMAAANMTMLLAGRVLQGAGAGCGVVLARAIARDVYGQDRVAQVIAYLTAAYVLGPMLAPPIGGQLTALFGWRALFVFASIIGLVVIFAVIFAVPETRASNAAAPRGVFAGYMSLLRRRRFVGFILQPGLQSAAFYTQATAASFLAAEHLGASAAKIGLWVFAFPLGFMTGSFISGRIGARRSIEFMTLLGGVLGFVNGAVLIAWFYFGGISMAALYVPGIFVSLAQGLSMPYAQAGAMAVDSELTGSASGAVVFSQFFWPAALQQLTGLLADGTWVPMAAVHFAAVSGALLAALVAVRAKR
- a CDS encoding pilus assembly protein, which gives rise to MKGIADTGFLVGFANRNDRYHKWALNLASRVTEPLLTCEAVLAETAFHLRSVPLVLAMMRDGLIALAFDCQDHLPQLAALASRYGDRQPDLADLCIIRMSELYPHHSVITVDGEDFRIYRRNKREAIPLICPPVAR
- a CDS encoding LLM class flavin-dependent oxidoreductase — protein: MGHATFGLTLSNRAIVTKNTPVKELIDQAVRAECSGLVDAVWVGDSIISKPRLECVPLLGAIASHTEKVRLGVACMATIAQRNPVLFGLQWASLDVLSGGRTWLAACMGYPASQHPMAAKELDVMGVASKERPRRMEEMLQALRLLWSSQHATFHGKYYNFDDVDLLPKPVQQPCPIYIAGTPRPTAIGDAGVEKALRRIARYADGWMTNQIEPELLKSHLARLKALLVEEGRDPSKFKTVLYYGTSVNRDRDEAFRQAKVFLDAYYQKDFTRPGIEIWTACGPVEHCVKCIKEFLDLGVDHVAIRPIGDDLEKQFRIYLEELLPALAG